A region of Syngnathoides biaculeatus isolate LvHL_M chromosome 20, ASM1980259v1, whole genome shotgun sequence DNA encodes the following proteins:
- the myf6 gene encoding myogenic factor 6, translating to MPQQSHLSEHTPRRHNMMDLFETNVYLFNDLRYLDDSDNGSLHHLDMAGVSPLYHAAAEDDDSPSSPGRDRAASETGEDSSGEEHVLAPPGLRSHCEGQCLMWACKVCKRKSAPTDRRKAATLRERRRLKKINEAFDALKRKTVSNPNQRLPKVEILRSAISYIERLQELLHNLDEQDHSMEQDAALASGNPWKKSCETWTNMADHSGAGSVNQREGSGESSASCSLLRLSSIVDSISSGETAALEK from the exons ATGCCACAGCAGTCGCACTTGAGCGAGCACACGCCACGTCGCCACAATATGATGGACCTTTTTGAGACCAACGTGTACCTCTTCAACGATTTGCGCTACTTGGACGACAGCGACAATGGCTCGCTGCACCACCTGGACATGGCGGGGGTGTCGCCACTCTACCACGCCGCCGCCGAGGACGACGACAGCCCGTCGTCGCCGGGGCGGGACCGGGCGGCGTCAGAGACGGGCGAGGACAGCAGCGGCGAAGAGCACGTCCTGGCGCCGCCCGGCCTGCGGTCCCACTGCGAGGGCCAGTGCCTCATGTGGGCCTGCAAAGTGTGCAAAAGAAAGTCGGCGCCCACCGACCGCCGCAAAGCCGCCACGCTGCGCGAGCGCCGCCGCCTCAAGAAGATCAACGAGGCTTTTGACGCCCTCAAGAGGAAGACGGTGTCCAACCCCAACCAGAGGCTGCCCAAAGTGGAGATCTTGCGCAGCGCCATCAGCTACATCGAGAGGCTGCAGGAGCTCCTGCACAACTTGGACGAGCAGGATCACTCCATGGAACAAGACGCT GCGCTTGCTTCAGGAAACCCTTGGAAGAAGTCCTGCGAGACGTGGACCAACATGGCGGACCATTCCGGCGCCGGATCGGTGAACCAGAGGGAAG GGTCCGGCGAGTCCTCGGCGTCCTGCAGCCTCCTGCGTCTGTCGTCCATTGTGGACAGCATCAGCAGCGGCGAGACGGCAgctttggaaaaataa
- the myf5 gene encoding myogenic factor 5 isoform X2, with protein MDVFSPSQLYYAPPSPDALRPGADDDSDSDEHVREPGALPHQPGRCLQWACKACKRKSSFVDRRRAATMRERRRLKKVNHAFEALRRCTSANPSQRLPKVEILRNAIQYIESLQELLREQVDHYYSGSEPGSPLSSCSDGLTDGNSPVWPQLNYSSPYPYAKNESFPDKAEGASSLQCLSSIVDRLSTPESGRRPARAVPSPAGSPDSQPYTPGSPVYHVL; from the exons ATGGACGTCTTCTCTCCGTCCCAGCTGTACTACGCGCCTCCGTCCCCGGACGCCCTCCGTCCGGGGGCCGACGACGACTCCGACTCGGACGAGCACGTCCGGGAGCCCGGCGCGCTGCCGCACCAGCCGGGCCGCTGCCTCCAGTGGGCTTGCAAGGCCTGCAAGCGCAAGTCCAGCTTCGTGGACCGCCGGCGCGCCGCCACCATGCGCGAGCGCCGCCGCCTCAAGAAAGTCAACCACGCCTTCGAGGCCCTGCGCCGCTGCACCTCGGCCAACCCCAGCCAGCGCCTGCCCAAGGTGGAGATCCTGCGCAACGCCATCCAGTACATCGAGAGCCTCCAGGAGCTCCTCCGGGAGCAGGTGGACCACTACTACAGCGGCTCCGAGCCGGGGAGCCCACTGTCCAGCTGCTCCGACGGCCTG acggaCGGCAACAGTCCAGTGTGGCCGCAGCTCAACTACAGCAGTCCTTATCCCTACGCAAAGAACG AGAGTTTTCCCGACAAGGCGGAGGGAGCGTCCAGCCTGCAGTGCCTGTCCAGCATCGTGGACCGGCTGTCCACGCCGGAGTCGGGTCGCCGCCCCGCCCGAGCCGTCCCCTCGCCCGCCGGCTCGCCCGACTCGCAGCCCTACACGCCGGGTAGCCCCGTCTACCACGTCCTGTGA
- the myf5 gene encoding myogenic factor 5 isoform X1, translating to MDVFSPSQLYYAPPSPDALRPGADDDSDSDEHVREPGALPHQPGRCLQWACKACKRKSSFVDRRRAATMRERRRLKKVNHAFEALRRCTSANPSQRLPKVEILRNAIQYIESLQELLREQVDHYYSGSEPGSPLSSCSDGLTDGNSPVWPQLNYSSPYPYAKNGESTSFRDPAAPFPVPLNNLCLQRVFPTRRRERPACSACPASWTGCPRRSRVAAPPEPSPRPPARPTRSPTRRVAPSTTSCEERRAVVVVFLYST from the exons ATGGACGTCTTCTCTCCGTCCCAGCTGTACTACGCGCCTCCGTCCCCGGACGCCCTCCGTCCGGGGGCCGACGACGACTCCGACTCGGACGAGCACGTCCGGGAGCCCGGCGCGCTGCCGCACCAGCCGGGCCGCTGCCTCCAGTGGGCTTGCAAGGCCTGCAAGCGCAAGTCCAGCTTCGTGGACCGCCGGCGCGCCGCCACCATGCGCGAGCGCCGCCGCCTCAAGAAAGTCAACCACGCCTTCGAGGCCCTGCGCCGCTGCACCTCGGCCAACCCCAGCCAGCGCCTGCCCAAGGTGGAGATCCTGCGCAACGCCATCCAGTACATCGAGAGCCTCCAGGAGCTCCTCCGGGAGCAGGTGGACCACTACTACAGCGGCTCCGAGCCGGGGAGCCCACTGTCCAGCTGCTCCGACGGCCTG acggaCGGCAACAGTCCAGTGTGGCCGCAGCTCAACTACAGCAGTCCTTATCCCTACGCAAAGAACGGTGAGAGCACTTCCTTCCGCGACCCCGCGGCACCTTTTCCAGTGCCACTAAACAATCTCTGCCTGCAGAGAGTTTTCCCGACAAGGCGGAGGGAGCGTCCAGCCTGCAGTGCCTGTCCAGCATCGTGGACCGGCTGTCCACGCCGGAGTCGGGTCGCCGCCCCGCCCGAGCCGTCCCCTCGCCCGCCGGCTCGCCCGACTCGCAGCCCTACACGCCGGGTAGCCCCGTCTACCACGTCCTGTGAGGAACGCCgagcagttgttgttgtttttttgtacagtacGTGA